DNA from Acidobacteriota bacterium:
AGCGATATTTATTGTCAATGACAGGGCGGATGTGGCCTTGTTGAGCGGCGCCAGCGGCGTGCACCTCGGCCAGGATGATCTGCCGGTGGAACTTGCGCGCCGCGTCCTTGCTGCCAGCCAGATCGTGGGCCTCTCGACCCATACGCGGACACAGTTTGAAGATGCGCAAGCGGCCTCGGCTGACTACATCGCTTTTGGGCCGATTTTCCCCACCCTAAGCAAAGAAAGTCCCGATCCGGTGGTGGGCCTCGAACGATTGCGCGAAATTCGCGAGCTCACGCGCAAGCCCATAGTGGCTATCGGCGGAATAACGCTTGACAATGCGGCTTCGGTCATCGAAGCTGGAGCGGAATCCGTGGCCGTAATCCATGACCTGCTGGCAGCGCAGGACATCGGAGCGCAAGCGAGGAAATTCCTGCAAACGCTCGGCTGATGTGCGTTCGAAGGTTTGGGTCAGCATCCCGGGAAGGCCATCTCTCAAAACGAAGGGATTGCCAGCATGGCTGCGACGGTAGCTAACAACTCCGCCACGGAACCTGGCTCAGCAGAACTGGTCAAAGGACTGGGGCTGCTGGATTGCACCACGATCGTAATGGGCTCGATGATCGGATCGGGCATCTTTATCGTGGCCGCCGAGATAGCGCGCGAGGTCGGCTCGCCAGGGCTTTTCCTGCTGTCTTGGATTATCAGCGGCATCATGACGGTTTCGGCAGCGGTTACTTACGGCGAACTGGCCGCCATGATGCCGAAAGCCGGAGGCCAATACGTTTACCTGCGCGAGGCCTTCAGCCCGCTCTTCGGCTTTCTTTATGGCTGGACGCTCTTCCTGGTGATCCAGACAGGCACCATTGCCGCGGTCGCCGTCGCCTTCGGCAAGTTTCTGGGGTTTTTCTTTCCGTGGATATCTGAACGGAACTACCTGCTGAACCTGGGAAGCGTCGCGATTTTTGGGCATCCGGTAGCCTTGACTCTTTCCACGCAGCAGGGCATTGCCATTGCCGTGCTGCTGGGCCTGGGCATCGTCAATAT
Protein-coding regions in this window:
- the thiE gene encoding thiamine phosphate synthase → MDFRLPRLYAIIDPARTRGMEPVVVADILLSSGVRLIQYRGKQDTSRRMFDASCAIAEHARQAGAIFIVNDRADVALLSGASGVHLGQDDLPVELARRVLAASQIVGLSTHTRTQFEDAQAASADYIAFGPIFPTLSKESPDPVVGLERLREIRELTRKPIVAIGGITLDNAASVIEAGAESVAVIHDLLAAQDIGAQARKFLQTLG